The Salminus brasiliensis chromosome 14, fSalBra1.hap2, whole genome shotgun sequence genome contains the following window.
TCTACAGCTCTACTAATGTGACAAATACGATGCTTTTTTCCCCACCCGTTTTCATACTAAACCCGCCCCCCGCGCCTGGATAAATAAAGGCCAAGTAAATAAAGCCCGAATCCAGCCTATCAGAGCAGCGCAGGAAACAGGGCTCTACCAGCCAATCCGAGCGCTGGAAACGAGTTCAACCAGCCAATCCAAACACAGGGAGGTGAGGTTTGTCAGAACAAGGTGGAAAACAAAATAACGCCAACAAAATGAGCTTCTACTAAGAAAATGAGTGGAAATCGTTAACGAGGTGATGattagaaaagtaaaaaaaatgatgatgatgatgattaaaaaagtaaaaaaaaaaaaaaaattagtggAAAAAATGACATCAAAATGTCTCTGTAAACACGAGAGAGATCCCACTAGCTCTGAGCCTGACCCCTGTACCCCTGAACGCTGGTCCATCATATCCACAGGATAAGTTGAAGGTTTGTATGTCCTCTTATCGAAAGTGTCCTCTTTTAGGTCTTGTTAATTGCCAGAAATCACATAATGAACACATAACTCTCTCAGTTCACGTGAGTTAATGTCAACACCATGTAACTGATCTCCATGATCATATGCTGTCACCTTTTTATAGGGTTTATGTTgtatcagtgtttctcagtAAGGAGAACTGAAACCTAAACATATGCATTTCTAAAACGTGTCCTTGTCATATTCCTTTCTGAAAGGTCTTCTGGAACTGTAGCCTGCCTCTCCTACAGAAACTGCAGCTCCTTTGTACCAGATGATGAAACTGGGAAgcgttcactctctctcacctcaGGGGAAGTGTAGGCTACTGAAACCCAGCTGCAAGAAATGTATTACCTTGGAATACCCTCATGGTTATGATGGATGGGTGCCATGACTGTAATGCAGCGAGCAGTGAGAagagtgagtggaagcatgCAGACTCCGTAGTGAAGTAGCCCTATATACAGTACAACGTAAGCATGTATTCAATATGAGGGAATCAagtactgtttgtttttttaagccaCTTACACTATTTTCACTATATTTTTACTTTGAGCACACTTGCCTGACATTAACATTCATTTTTGCTAAATTATATCTACAGCATGCAAATTCAAAATGCAGTCCCACCGTGATTCAAAATAGCAGAATATAAACAACAGTTTGCAGGCTAAATTATCTATCCACAACAGATTATTGTTGAATAGTCAAAAATGGGATTATTAATTTCACAGTGTTAATGTCTGTTGTACAGAGTTTGGCAAAACAGTCTTAACAGTGCAGAATTGTTATGTGTAGTTTGAATTACAAGTTAAATGTCAGATTTTACTTTTACatgtggttagagctccgggctgttggtgatagggttgtgggttcaatacccaggctcagcaagctgccactgttgagcccttgagcaaggcccctcaccctctctgctccccgggtgctgcaGCAATGACTGTGcactgctccgggcacgtgCGCTCcctgtgcactgtgtgtgtatgcgtgtgttcactgcacaggcGGATGCCAAACTTCATCTGTGCCCGACACAAATGGTGACTTTGGTTGTCTTGACTTAAATTGTAAATTTAACAGGTATATTACAGATTATGTGAGTTTATAGAATTTCGtgtgattttaatgttaattatttAAACTTGGAGCTGGAATTGCAAATGCTAGGTTCAGTATTCATATATTTAAGCTACAGAAAACTTTTCACATGTCTAATGTTGTGTTTCTATAAGTAGTGTCGATCAGTTAAAAATCTGAACAATATTCCGTGATTAATTAGgattaatcacaagttaaaatgctagctagcacatgTTTCACTGTTTAGCTAAACGtgtacctaataaactgtctagacGAATCGGGTtagttttataataatattttttattaaatatctgtTTTTTCTTATAatagttttgagaactttagtCTCGGACACAGAAGCTTAAACAGAGAAAAGCATCAACcactttttaagagataaatggagGATCAGTCATGGGGCTGGATTGAGCTAAGagtagctctgtgtgtgtgtgtgtgagagagagaggggggggggggggggggaaagatggtaagagaatgagagtttGAGTAATAAGATTTTATCCATATTTCagtataaataaagtgtaatctaccctctgagctcaacactagtgacgctgtgtttacatcccTAAAGGAAACCGCTAACCCGCCGCTGGGCTCTAAAGACAGAGACTTATGGGGGGAGgttggggccaaacttggtaagatgattaatttgcgttaaaaaaaaaaacttaaaagtTAAAGTTTGTAGATGAATCGTGTGCGTTAACGGTTTCTGGTTTCTACTTACTTGGGCACTAAATACATTACTACAACATTCTGAGGAAAAGCTGAAATACCTGTTCATGCCAGCAGGTGGGGCTGTGTGACAGCGCCTTCCTTTCCGATACTGCACTGTTTTATTATGGCCTCTAGATGGAGATACAGCTCAGCTCTGAAATTTGACAGATTCTGATGCTGTGATTTAAGATCTAGAAGAGTGTTCTCACACCGTGTTACTCTTCCTTATTTTAAGCAAATTcaaaattaagtaaataaaaataaatacatctatATAAAAGAACATGAACAATTTGGATAGAAAATTttggagttttattaaaaaaaacactgatattaagaAATACATATTAAGTAATACATCATTgcaaatatgtattaaataatataaaattctgAAGCATATGATTACAACATAGGCTTCTGCATTAACCGCATACTAATGGTCCCTTTGTACAAAGGAATGTGTCTTTCATTCAGATCTTCTGTTCAACATTTACGTTTCATGCACCTgttaaacaaacatttttttcttcataGTACACTAAAGCATGTTCTGCTTATGAACATTAGCCATTTCCAGCGTCCATTTGTGGACTAAATTTAACCCCTGCAGGGCTGCGTGCATAACAAAAGCAAATCTGTCTTTACAAAAGACTTTACGTGCAGTTAAGCTATAAACCATTTGCCTCTTCATAGCAAAAACACCTACGCATATTTAAAACAAACCATGAAACAAAATGTTTCCAAATTTCAAGTATCCAGGGTCCGTGCTGGATGGCGTTCAACCACCATTACTGTTTTTCAGTTCTTAAGGTAGATCACTGCTGGAAACACAGAGGAGCCACATCTTCAGCTGGGGCAGGGAAGAAGCGGAGGGTTTCTCTTGAGTACTTGGAGTAACCATCGTGGAAGATTGGGGCCTTTTTTGGAGCAAAGAACGAGACAGTCTTCTCCCAGATGTCTGTATGTGAGATGCCATTGTGCAGCTGGATCTCCAGAGCAGTCTTGAGGCGCTCCACACCATCAGTGCACTTTCTTTCCAGGCTCAAGAGCTTGCacctaagaaaaaaaagagcatcaacatgattgcTGTGCTGGATTACACTCAAATAAGTGcttcaagtggttctttgaaCAATGCCATCAAAagaaacatggttcttccaAGGCATCACCTAGAAGGTCAGTGCCAGGACTACTTTTAAACCTCAGCAAATGTACCAAAAATGTAATCTATATTTATCATCAAATCAAAGTTTTACATTCAGAGAAATGCAATGAACCCAGATACTGCTGATTTACTCCAAAGATTCAGTCTAAAAATTCTTCAACATACCTTGTCTGTAGGTCTCTCATGGTGTTTGGCTGAGCGATGTCAGAGTCGCGTAAAGAAGAGCGGCGAGACTGACTTGACCTGCTTGCGAGACTGCATTTATACACAGGCCATCCACATGTAATGAGATGCAAGTTCTCACAACTTCGTAACCAATTGGAGGTCTACAACAAGACAACGATGCAAGAGTgaattgttggaaaaatcggtGAACAATAACTGAGAGCTTTACAAGCAGGTGGGAGGGAGCACTTTTCATAACCCCTGTCAGTCAAGCCATAGAGACATTGTTACGAAAGCAGCTTTGAGTGTTGAGAATCGACACAGATGCGATTCATGATGTTCTCTGCCAGTGAAATGCTGTGGGAAAATGTGAAGTCAAACATCTGCCCAAGAGCTAAGTGACTATGtatatacattattaaatatataatacagcGAAGTATGAAAAGGTAAATACCTCAtatttaggctttttttttaaatatatttctttTAATGGTCATATTCAATTGACAAAGACAAAttcttttgtacatttttactaAAGAACTGAGTTTATAAGACTATATACCACTTACATATCACTTACACTCTATCATATTGACTTATGTAAACAAAGGCCTCCATAAACATTCATAAAGACTATTTCTGTGCTGAAATCACATCAGAATTGACAAAAACGGTCTTTATCTAAACTTGTGCACGTAGGTCTAAGGCcttataaatgtatatgtatgctGATGTCACTGTGTCAAAGGCTTACGTAGGTGCGATGTAGCTTTAGGAATGCTGCCCTATATGCCACAGCATAAACCTTAGTATGTAACTAAAAGTTATAAATGTTTAACATTGGGACATTTTATATAATCACGTTACTTACGTTACCGTAATAATactgtattacaaaaaaaaaaaaacttataagATATGCTTATTGATTATTCTTATCTTGTTGCTGTTCAATTAGCACAGTTTGATGTTAGGGGATATCTCATTCCCACACATGAAGCTCTGGCAGTCTAGTCTATGGGAGGTAACTGAACAACCCTATCCAGATGGCTGGCCTGGTAGTTTGGAGGGGGAGGTGGGGGCTGGTCACTCTGGCTTTGTGTAATGGGCCACACTTCTTTTGTGTACAGGCTCAATGTCATTAATCCAGAAGTGTGGGAAGCCTTGCTGCAGAGCCGCTCCCACGTTCTCACTGCTGAAACAGGAGCGTTTAAATGAGGCCTAGACAACAGGCCAgccggctgtgtgtgtgcgtgtgtgtgcggcCAAAGGGCTTCTTAACTGGCCAAAGTTTATAGTGTGAGTGTACTGAGGGGCAAAAGTGTGTAGCTCTGACCTTTTGAAGTTAAAAGGAGAAGAGCTTGTCTGCCATGAGAGCGACAAAAGGTGGAGTTATATAAAACAGTTAGACACGTGCAGATGGGTTCAATAAGAATGTTTACCAGTATCAAGACTAGAGTTGAAAAAAAATCTACTTAAAAGTGTAACAAAAATCTACTTAAACTTAAAAATATACCActaatttatacatttataaacaaAGAATGTGAATCTGATCAATCATCTTTAAAGATCAATGCGTGAAAGCTCTCaagatttaaatgtaaataagcattatatatatatatatatatatatatatatatatatactagaaTGAGTTTTAATACCAAAGAAATCAAGCCAAAATGTAATCTTTAAACCGAGAGAAATGAGGATTCAAATCACTTTACGAGGTCACTGCTTTCCCACATTGACAAAGCACCATGCAATTGGCTCCCAACCCTTTAAAGACACCCTTCACCTGCGGCTCAGAGCTGGGCTCATTGTTTCCTGAGTAACACACACTTCACTGAGCATGTGGCACCCTCCGTTCTTTACTGTCATCCGAGCTTCCCCATTGGCTGCAGACTGTGAGAACCTCCGGCAAACCCAGGCCTCACACATTCATATGGAGATCGGGGAGTATAAATagaggagggaaagagagagagctcagcACAGCTCACATCTTCTCCTCACAGAGAACTCAACAGAAGACACACAGCCATGCCTCCTACAGTCACTGCAGCTCTCATCTACTCCAAAGAGCATCTTCCACTTTCAAACAAGGTAAATATCCTAAACCAGGACATCTCATCTGTTCCAGTTCTGTATTGGTTTAGTGTGGGAATCAGGAGCAGaagctgatcagtgtaattaaacatggatttcttttctctctccagctgaGGAAGCCAATAGTGGAGAAGATGCGTAGAGAACGCATCAACAGCAGCATCGAGAAGCTCAAGTCTCTCCTGGGCCGAGAATTCCTAAAGCAGCAGCCTGATTCCAGACAGGAGAAAGCCGACATCCTGGAGATGACGCTTCACTTcctgaaacagcagcagcagtcccACAACCACTCTGTCTGCTCCACTGCAGCCAATGAAGGCTACAGCAGGTGTGTGCAGGAGGCCATCAGCTTCCTGTCTCAGTGTGAAGTGCAGACTTCATCCCAGAGAAGACTGCTGAAGCACTTCCTCACCATGCAGCCTTCCATGGAGAAGAGCACAAGTGTCCTGCAGACCAGCTCTCCAGCCTTCCACACCAGCAGCAAAGAGGAACCTCCAGCCTCTGGTGCTCTCTGGAGACCCTGGTAGAGCCCTGTGGACTCTTTACCATTAGGAAACACACTTTAACATGTCAGTCTAAGATTGACATTCTCTAAGATTTCCTAAAGTTGTAGGAATTTATTCCTCTAATTTTACATTGGTGAAATATGATTTGTTCGTTTTTTGAGAACACAATATGTAGATGTTTCCGGTTTTGGAAACAACAAAAGAGAAAGGTACAAAGAAACCCATATTGGGTTTATTCTCCCTGCATTTTGATGGTTTTAtgttttacataattaattacttGTTTTTCAAGTGAGTTTTATTTGAATGTATTAAGGAACCCCATATTGGGTATAAATTCACTCTGCatatttcagtttctttatTGGAACAACTTGTCTGTTTCTGAACTGAATAACTGAGTGCATAATGTCTGTGACATTCTATAATACACTACTTTCCACTCCAGTGGAGTATAAATGCATGTGAGACCATTTGGTCTAAACAgttttgcacacatttgtaacAGAAGCTCTTTGTGATTCATGTGTTTGCATGTATGACAATATTACTCATCCAGCTATATTAGCTGTATGCCCTCTGTTCTGAGTAGATTTCAGCTGATGTTCTGTGAACATGTAATGTCTCCAGTTTGACACCTTCAGTGAAGGCTATTACTGATTTTTACGTTTTGGAGAATTTCTCCAAAAacaaaatcctgaaaataaatgGTATTGATACAATCAatattatctgtgtgtgtccatTATCATGTCTCGTTGCCCATACCTGAACATTTGTGCATCAATTCAGGATGCCATAACTTTACTAGGAACAcctcatttacacctggtcactttatgcATAGAGGCACATAGTGCAGAAATGTCACCAGTGCTCTGTTGACTCAGAGCTCCAACCTGCTGTTACAGCTGcctattaatgcctatggattttgAACGGATTGTCATTACACCACTCATGTAGTTGTGTACACGTGTAgttgaatacttttgtccatataatgcattattaataatacataaaactacacttacacttacgGCCATGGCACAGTGCCAGCATCACACGGTATAGCAGAAACCTTGTATTATTTTGATTGTGCTAGTGTTTCCTGATATTAGGCATATATTTTGAACAGCAAATGTGATGAACAAGAAAGTTTATTTACCTtccacagagacaaaaaaaaaaaaacactccaacttagGAACAGAAACCCCACTTTCCATcccccccctaaaaaaaaaaacccaaaaagaGGGTTTCTGTGCTGCTGAACTGATCTGGCTAAATGAGCATCCTGGCTGTGCTCCTACAGCGATGGCCCCAACACCAGCATGGAAATACACCTGGAAGGTGCCCGGAACTGCCCCCACAGAAAAATCCCTAATGCATCTGCAGCCAGCCAATCTGATGAACAGTCTTATGGAGACTTTGGCCAACCAGCGTTGTGAGAAGGCAGGTTCCTAATAAACGACAAGAAGagtgggaaaacaaacaaaaccataCGACCTGTGGACGTAAACACCTGCCTTTGTCTAGCAGACACCAGAGTATTTCCTATCTGCTCTCTAGGGAGGCCACCCAAGTGCTTGTTCAGTCCCTCATCATCTCAAAGCTTGACTATTGCAACTCCCTTATGGTTGGTTTTCCAAGGCCTGCCATCAGGTCTttggagcttatctagaacacaGCAGTTTGACCAGTTCCTGTagagtagaataggactctgtggagaagataaacatggacctattgacaacatgcctaatgccaggtgtgggctagaggggtataaagcttcccagcattcagctgtggagaagtagaactgtgttctctggaacaatggttctccatccaggacgtctgggatgagttggggagctggggatgagatggggtggtgatcgtccaacatcctgacttcactaatgcttttgatgactaatgcaatcaaatctaaaaaaataaaggtgcacgtattcgtcactgtacagtgtggactgtacagcgaaatgtgtcctccgcatttaacccatctggtagtgaacacacactcacacgtgttaggggcagtgagtacacacacacacacacccagagcggtgggcagccaactccagcgcccggggagcagagagggtaaagggccttgctcaagggcccaacagtggcagcttgccgagcccgggaatcgaacccacaaccctgttatcgatatcccggcgctctaaccgctgagccaccactgcccccaacaATGCTCCAACAcctacagtagagacagttactccaacaaaagcaggacataCTCTAGTTAAAACCTttggttttggaagaaacaatgaatgggcaagtgtcccaatacttttgtccatatgtgaCGTGTATCTTCTCTTAACATACACCTCCTcttctgagtgtgtgtaaggtCTTGGCCATGTGCTAAACTGTAATGGGGCACACTTCTattcagctgtgtgtgaatgaatgGGGAGAGTGTGGGAAAGTCTCACTcctccactgcacacacactcccgTACTCTACACTGCTGCTGAAGATATGTCTATCTTGCAATAAAACTGGCCTTCTTGTTAAATACACATATCAGACAGGTAACTCTAATGTTTATATCTATAAAAGAGATCAATGATGTCTCTGCACCCACAATTTCCATCATATTATGAACGACTGTGTGAAAACTGAAGAATGTGAGTGGTGTGGGAAGCACGTGCTGAATCACAGTCACACCACAGGGGACAGACCTAGTTTTACACATTCGTAAGTCTGCTTTCCCACACATTCACTGTCTAACACAcacccctccacctgctgccCAGAGCTGGGTTCATTGTTTCCTGAGTAACACACACTTCACTGAGCATGTGGCAGCCCTTCGTTCTTTACTGTCATCCGAGCTTCCCCATTGGCTGCAGACTGTGAGAACCTCCAGCAAACCCAGGCCTCACACATTCATATGGAGATCGGGGAGTATAAatagaggagggagagagagagagctcagcaCAGCTCACATCTTCTCCTCACAGAGAACTCAACAGAAGACACACAGCCATGCCTCCTACAGTCACTGCAGCTCTCATCTACTCCAAAGAGCATCTTCCACTTTCAAACAAGGTAAATATCCTAAACCAGGACATCTCATCTGTTCCAGTTCTGTATTGGTTTAGTGTGGGAATCAGGAGCAGaagctgatcagtgtaattaaacatggatttcttttctctctccagctgaGGAAGCCAATAGTGGAGAAGATGCGTAGAGAACGCATCAACAGCAGCATCGAGACGCTCAAGTCTCTCCTGGGCCGAGAATTCCTAAAGCAGCAGCCTGATTCCAGACAGGAGAAAGCCGACATCCTGGAGATGACGCTTCACTTcctgaaacagcagcagcagcagcagcagtcccACAACCACTCTGTCTGCTCCACTGCAGCCAATGAAGGCTACAGCAGGTGTGTGCAGGAGGCCGTCGGCTTCCTATCTCAGTGTGGAGTGCAGACATCATCCCAGAGAAGACTGCTGAAGCACTTCCTCACCATGCAGCCTTCCATGGAGAAGAGCACAAGTGTCCTGCAGACCAGCTCTTCAGCCTTCCACACCAGCAGCAAAGAGGAAGCTCCAGCCTCTAGTGCTCTCTGGAGACCCTGGTAGAGCCCTGTGGACTCTTTACCATTAGGAAACACACTTTAACATGTCAGTCTAAGATTGACATTCTCTAAGATTTCCTAAAGTTGTAGGATTTTACTCCTTctgtctttatgtctcattCTTACTATGCAAGAAGACTTTCTCCAtccttcatgtgtgtttgagaggAAAAAGAAAGCCCATAGTGGGTTCATGTTCTCTGCAGTTTGCAGGTTGTTTGAAATCTGCTTTCAGtcaaagaaagcttttcctctgatcttctttctcttactgtGTAAGAAAATGCTTTCCGTTTAGAAAGTGAACTTTTTATTTGAACAAACTGCTGTTCGTCTCTAATCTGAACTCTGGAGTGTAAAATGTCTGTGACACTCTTTAATCCAGTGCTTTCCACTCCTATGGAGTGAGATCTAGATGAGTCTGTTGGTTTTGGACTCTGTGCAGTCTAAACATTTGTAACACAAGTTCTTTGTGATTTTGAAAAGATAAATGCATGCGTTTGTATGTATGAGATATTATTCAtgtagctacattagctgtGTGCTCTCTGTTATGAGTTTATGAAGACTTAAAGGCCCTCAGAACCTGAGCTGTTTTGAGTTGATCACCTTCAGTGAAGGTTACTGATGTTATATCACTGTATCTATACATGCCCTGAAAATAAACTGTAATGAAACAATCAATACCA
Protein-coding sequences here:
- the LOC140577120 gene encoding transcription factor HES-5-like, whose product is MPPTVTAALIYSKEHLPLSNKLRKPIVEKMRRERINSSIEKLKSLLGREFLKQQPDSRQEKADILEMTLHFLKQQQQSHNHSVCSTAANEGYSRCVQEAISFLSQCEVQTSSQRRLLKHFLTMQPSMEKSTSVLQTSSPAFHTSSKEEPPASGALWRPW